In Mytilus galloprovincialis chromosome 1, xbMytGall1.hap1.1, whole genome shotgun sequence, the following are encoded in one genomic region:
- the LOC143060421 gene encoding ATP-binding cassette sub-family D member 3-like — translation MTKPEKGKLFYVPQRPYMTVGTLRDQVIYPDSRDSQLKKGIRDVQLEDILKKVQLEYILEREGGWDSVQDWMDVLSGGEKQRIAMARLLYHKPQFAILDECTSAVSVDVEGFIYQYCKEVGITLFTVSHRKSLWKHHEFYLQMDGRGAYEFKPITSDTTEFGS, via the exons ATGACAAAGCCAGAAAAAGGAAAACTATTTTATGTTCCTCAg AGGCCGTATATGACTGTGGGAACATTGAGAGATCAAGTAATATATCCTGATAGCAGAGACAGCCAATTAAAGAAAGGAATAAGGGATGTTCAGCTAGAAGATATTCTTAAAAAG GTACAGCTGGAGTACATCCTAGAAAGAGAAGGGGGCTGGGATTCTGTACAA GATTGGATGGATGTGTTGAGTGGTGGAGAGAAACAAAGAATTGCA ATGGCCAGATTACTTTATCATAAGCCACAGTTTGCTATCCTAGATGAATGTACGAGTGCGGTCAGTGTGGATGTAGAGGGTTTTATTTATCAGTATTGTAAAGAG GTTGGAATAACATTGTTTACAGTATCACACAGAAAGTCATTATGGAAACATCATGAG TTTTACCTACAGATGGATGGTAGAGGAGCGTACGAGTTCAAACCAATTACATCTGATACCACAGAGTTTGGATCTTGA